One genomic region from Papaver somniferum cultivar HN1 unplaced genomic scaffold, ASM357369v1 unplaced-scaffold_24, whole genome shotgun sequence encodes:
- the LOC113340967 gene encoding DNA-directed RNA polymerase III subunit RPC6-like, with product MKYTAVRQFGGFISGDDELGEEAAALHASLAGSKWSSAVDKSRLSSVHNSFLNGPSSRALKRKRADTRKLSEAERIIYDLIISTEDRGIMTREIKFKIKVIPDTVLNKSIKSLKDKLIKEVVSIQNKKKYLIGNGFEPSVDVAGGVWYNEAATVGEITEYLNNLTVDCRDLFTQKLTGQEIEGLMQSLILDKKIVEAESTGKGDFAKIPPGEQCYRCANTRGLSKTGALASIPCGVYPRLNECTPDGIISPTTCVYFKKWLDFE from the exons ATGAAATACACAGCAGTAAGGCAATTTGGTGGGTTCATATCTGGTGACGATGAACTTGGAGAAGAAGCAGCTGCCTTGCATGCTAGTCTTGCTGGTTCCAAATGGTCATCTGCTGTGGACAAAAGCAGACTATCTTCAGTGCACAATTCTTTTTT AAATGGGCCGAGTagcagggctctcaaaagaaaacGAGCTGATACTCGGAAACTCAGTGAGGCTGAGCGCATAATCTATGACCTTATCATAAGTACAGAGGACAGGGGAATAATGACGAGGGAAATAAAGTTTAAAATCAAAGTAATTCCTGACACCGTTcttaacaagtctatcaaatctCTCAAGGACAAACTGATAAAAGAGGTTGTTAGCATTCAGAACAAGAAGAAATATcttattggaaatggatttgaaCCCTCGGTTGACGTAGCTGGTGGTGTATGGTACAATGAG GCTGCAACAGTTGGGGAGATTACTGAATATCTGAACAATCTAACTGTGGACTGTCGCGACTTATTTACCCAGAAGTTAACTGGTCAGGAAATTGAAGGACTTATGCAGAGTCTGATTCTTGACAAGAAGATTGTGGAGGCGGAAAGTACTGGAAAAGGGGACTTTGCGAAAATTCCACCGGGCGAACAATGCTACCGATGTGCAAATACGAGAGGGCTTTCAAAAACAGGGGCGTTGGCTTCCATTCCTTGCGGAGTTTATCCTCGTCTGAATGAGTGCACACCTGATGGAATCATCTCTCCCACCACTTGTGTTTACTTCAAGAAATGGTTGGATTTTGAGTAA